A single Neoarius graeffei isolate fNeoGra1 chromosome 23, fNeoGra1.pri, whole genome shotgun sequence DNA region contains:
- the LOC132871389 gene encoding tissue factor-like translates to MRISVRLFLLIFFSSVSGDAPLPRAQNVTWTSLNFKTILTWRSVSENTHTVEFSQVGKDRQRNPYCIQISHPECDLTGYLHYLKATYTADVLTEIMTFDPMELPSTQSERFCPYKDTVIGAPQFNVTLDENDTIVLHITDQQTALYRDGRHLTLRDVFKHDLKYSIMYNKAGKTGRKPIVMSDSEEVVMRDLEQGPSYCFRVLVSIASRSVNRKLAKWSLPKCSPALTSNPLTEFDPVMLGTALLVIVTFLVVISVSIVCCCRRRGREKQTEIQVIKEI, encoded by the exons ATGAGGATCTCAGTGCGGCTCTTTCTCCTGATCTTCTTCAGCTCAGTGTCTG GTGATGCCCCTCTGCCCCGAGCTCAGAATGTGACCTGGACATCACTGAACTTTAAAACCATCTTGACGTGGCGCTCCGtctctgaaaacacacacactgtcgagTTCTCCCA ggtggggaaagacagacagaggaaTCCTTACTGCATCCAGATCTCTCACCCGGAGTGTGACCTCACAGGTTATCTCCATTACCTTAAAGCCACCTACACTGCAGATGTACTGACTGAGATCATGACCTTTGACCCCATGGAGCTTCCATCCACTCAGTCTGAAAGATTCTGCCCTTATAAAGACA ctgtAATTGGAGCTCCACAGTTCAATGTAACATTGGATGAGAACGATACAATTGTGCTGCACATCACTGACCAGCAGACGGCGCTGTACAGAGACGGACGCCATCTCACTCTCCGAGACGTCTTTAAACACGACCTCAAATACAGCATCATGTACAACAAAGCAGGAAAAACAGGAAGG aaGCCGATTGTGATGTCTGACAGTGAGGAGGTGGTGATGAGGGATTTGGAGCAAGGACCCAGTTACTGTTTCAGAGTTTTAGTGTCCATTGCGTCTCGCAGCGTAAACAGGAAACTGGCCAAGTGGAGTTTACCCAAGTGTTCACCTGCACTGACCTCTAACCCCCTCACAG agtttgACCCTGTGATGCTCGGCACTGCTCTCCTGGTCATCGTGACGTTTCTCGTCGTCATCAGCGTTTCGATCGTTTGCTGCTGCAGACGGAGAGGAAGAGAAAAGCAGACGGAGATTCAGGTCATTAAAGAGATTTAG